The Amycolatopsis mongoliensis genome includes a window with the following:
- the ccsB gene encoding c-type cytochrome biogenesis protein CcsB, which produces MPINETLSTYSDWLYTTAAAIYVVALMMTLIEQGFGAKGRLATERAKLRARELVGAGGPPIEEARVAQRAAGRPERIGKMGASLLVLGALLQLSAIVLRGLAVHRAPWGNMYEYGMAVTFITVVTWIVVMSKFPVRHLTGFLLLPVVILMFINGTLLYTTAAPVQPALQSYWLVIHVSAAIIGSGVFLVPGVASVLYLFRAAYEKDETKFARFASKLPAADVLDRIAYRTTIFAFPVFTFGVLCGAVWAESAWGRFWGWDPKETVAFIAWVIYAAYLHSRATAGWRGARAAAINIVGFAAMIFNLFFVNLVTAGLHSYAGVG; this is translated from the coding sequence ATGCCGATCAACGAGACGCTGTCCACCTACAGCGACTGGCTCTACACCACCGCCGCCGCGATCTACGTCGTCGCGCTGATGATGACGCTGATCGAGCAGGGCTTCGGCGCCAAGGGCCGGCTCGCCACCGAGCGGGCCAAGCTGCGGGCGCGTGAGCTCGTCGGTGCCGGCGGCCCGCCGATCGAAGAGGCCCGGGTCGCGCAGCGTGCGGCCGGCCGCCCCGAGCGGATCGGCAAGATGGGCGCCTCGCTGCTCGTGCTCGGCGCGCTGCTGCAGCTGTCGGCGATCGTGCTGCGCGGGCTCGCCGTGCACCGCGCGCCGTGGGGCAACATGTACGAGTACGGCATGGCGGTCACCTTCATCACGGTGGTCACCTGGATCGTCGTCATGTCGAAGTTCCCGGTCCGGCACCTCACCGGCTTCCTGCTGCTGCCCGTCGTGATCCTGATGTTCATCAACGGCACGCTGCTGTACACGACCGCGGCGCCGGTGCAGCCCGCGCTGCAGTCGTACTGGCTGGTCATCCACGTCTCGGCGGCCATCATCGGCTCCGGCGTGTTCCTCGTTCCCGGTGTCGCCAGCGTGCTCTACCTCTTCCGGGCGGCGTACGAGAAGGACGAGACGAAGTTCGCCCGGTTCGCCTCGAAGCTGCCCGCGGCCGACGTCCTCGACCGGATCGCCTACCGGACGACGATCTTCGCCTTCCCGGTCTTCACCTTCGGCGTGCTCTGCGGCGCGGTCTGGGCCGAGTCGGCCTGGGGCCGGTTCTGGGGCTGGGACCCCAAGGAGACCGTCGCGTTCATCGCCTGGGTGATCTACGCGGCCTACCTGCACTCGCGGGCGACCGCCGGCTGGCGCGGGGCCCGGGCCGCGGCGATCAACATCGTCGGGTTCGCCGCGATGATCTTCAACCTGTTCTTCGTGAACCTCGTCACGGCGGGCTTGCACTCGTACGCCGGGGTGGGCTGA